One region of Fragaria vesca subsp. vesca linkage group LG4, FraVesHawaii_1.0, whole genome shotgun sequence genomic DNA includes:
- the LOC101311749 gene encoding pre-mRNA branch site p14-like protein-like: MAAISLRKGNTRLPPEVNRVLYVRNLPFNISSEEMYDIFGKYGAIRQIRIGTNKDTRGTAYVVYEDIYDAKTAVDHLSGFNVANRYLIVLYYQQAKMGKRFDQKKKEDEIAKMQEKYGVSTKDK; this comes from the coding sequence ATGGCCGCAATCAGTCTCCGGAAGGGAAACACCCGCCTGCCGCCGGAAGTCAACCGCGTCCTGTACGTGCGGAACCTTCCGTTCAACATCTCGAGCGAGGAGATGTACGACATCTTCGGGAAATACGGTGCGATACGGCAGATACGTATAGGGACGAACAAGGATACGAGAGGGACGGCGTACGTGGTGTACGAGGACATCTACGACGCGAAGACGGCGGTGGATCATCTCTCCGGGTTCAACGTGGCCAACAGGTACCTGATAGTGCTGTATTACCAGCAGGCCAAGATGGGCAAGAGGTTCGATCAGAAGAAGAAGGAGGATGAGATCGCTAAGATGCAGGAGAAGTACGGCGTCTCCACCAAAGATAAGTGA
- the LOC101310409 gene encoding uncharacterized protein LOC101310409 — MLLAPPDRLLPPRQLYRPNSPPIRTRTRTTRLCCRASLITNSDSFEVGRLIGSYGFMNITSFSGSPGIDAEYSSGDLGRLRVQDVGEGSVKIRLYDGRVTQGPLKGAPVFFKVYPGKRAGGNEADMMAANELNAHISLQDSSDGICQNLVTLIGGFETKTGEQWLAFRNDGKYSAADYGKVMSERVSKSRAGGGQVWNKFEQEETIKRRRYFVTKLLQGTMRGLAYMHDRERLHQSLGPASVILNTIVEREAIYLVPRLRDLAFCVDIRYSNLEGRPGLLSEGLWRRASTAGAFTPMDKRAFGLADDIYEAGLFFAYLAFVPFCEAGTMDGLSLQRLLENTFQLDLGATREYCLADDGLLDAVKFLDLGDGAGWELLQAMLNPDFRKRPMAQAVLNHRFMTVGVL; from the exons ATGCTCCTCGCACCACCCGATCGGCTCCTCCCGCCACGTCAATTATACAGACCCAACTCGCCACCGATCAGAACTCGGACTCGGACCACTCGGCTGTGCTGTAGAGCGAGTCTGATCACCAACTCGGACTCCTTCGAGGTGGGCCGACTCATTGGCAGCTATGGCTTCATGAACATCACTAG CTTTTCGGGATCTCCGGGCATAGATGCTGAATACTCATCTGGAGATTTGGGGCGGTTGAGGGTTCAAGATGTGGGAGAAGGCAGTGTAAAGATCAG GCTATATGATGGGAGAGTTACTCAGGGTCCGCTGAAAGGGGCTCCGGTGTTTTTTAAG GTTTATCCTGGAAAAAGGGCTGGTGGAAATGAGGCTGATATGATGGCTGCTAATGAGCTAAATGCTCACATATCCCTTCAA GACAGTTCAGATGGTATCTGCCAGAATCTTGTGACACTCATAGGTGGGTTTGAAACAAAAACTGGGGAGCAG TGGCTGGCTTTTCGCAATGACGGGAAATATAGTGCGGCAGATTATGGAAAAGTTATGAGTGAAAGAGTTTCAAAAAGCCGTGCTGGGGGAGGACAGGTTTGGAATAAGTTTGAGCAAGAGGAAACCATCAAACGCAGAAGATACTTTGTTACCAAGTTGCTTCAGGGCACGATGAGAGGTCTAGCATACATGCATGATCGTGAAAGGTTACACCAGAGTCTGGGACCAGCTTCTGTTATTCTCAA CACAATTGTAGAGAGAGAGGCCATATACTTAGTGCCACGACTTCGGGATCTAGCCTTCTGTGTTGACATTAG GTATTCAAATCTAGAAGGGAGACCTGGACTACTGTCAGAGGGACTTTGGAGACGTGCATCTACTGCTGGTGCATTCACACCTATGGATAAAAGAGCATTTGGACTAGCAGATGACAT ATATGAAGCAGGTCTTTTCTTCGCATACTTGGCATTTGTTCCATTTTGTGAAGCAGGCACAATGGATGGTCTTTCATTGCAA AGGCTTTTGGAGAACACTTTCCAACTTGATCTTGGAGCAACGAGAGA GTATTGTTTAGCAGATGACGGGCTATTAGATGCTGTGAAATTCTTGGATCTTGGAGATGGTGCTGGGTGGGAGTTACTCCAG GCAATGCTGAATCCTGACTTCCGGAAACGGCCGATGGCACAGGCTGTACTCAATCATCGATTCATGACAGTGGGTGTTCTCTGA